From one Rhopalosiphum padi isolate XX-2018 chromosome 2, ASM2088224v1, whole genome shotgun sequence genomic stretch:
- the LOC132919431 gene encoding charged multivesicular body protein 2a, producing MPLEWLFGRRMSPDEMLRKNQRALNKAMRDLDREKMRMEQQEKKIIMDIKKMAKDGQMESVKIMARDLVRTRRYQKKFMVMKANIQAVSLKIQTLKSQNAMGQAMKGVTKAMQNMNRQLNLPQIQRILQEFEKQSEVMDMKEEVMNDAMDDAMEDEGDEEETDQIVTQVLDELGLQLTDQLSGLPSASGSISIAATGKVPIVAQDGGGGGGAAAAQPNDADADLQARLDNLRRK from the exons ATGCCGTTGGAATGGTTATTTGGGCGTCGTATGTCGCCTGATGAAATGTTAAGAAAGAATCAGCGTGCTCTCAATAAAGCAATGCGTGATTTAGATCGTGAAAAAATGAGAATGGAACAGCAAGAAAAGAAAATCATCATGGACATCAAAAAAATGGCAAAAGATGGACAAATG GAATCGGTGAAAATCATGGCTAGAGACTTAGTAAGAACAAGACGTTACCAGAAGAAATTTATGGTGATGAAGGCTAATATACAAGCAgtatctttaaaaatacaaacgCTTAAATCACAAAACGCTATGGGTCAAGCAATGAAAGGCGTAACTAAAGCAATGCAAAATATGAACAG gcaGTTGAATTTACCACAAATTCAAAGGATACTGCAAGAGTTTGAAAAGCAGTCTGAAGTAATGGATATGAAAGAAGAAGTTATGAATGATGCTATGGATGATGCCATGGAAGATGAAGGAGACGAAGAAGAAac agatCAAATTGTAACACAAGTATTAGATGAGTTAGGTCTTCAGCTTACAGATCAATTGTCTGGATTACCTTCAGCTTCTGGCTCAATAAGTATAGCAGCAACCGGAAAGGTACCAATTGTTGCTCAAGATGGCGGAGGTGGTGGTGGTGCTGCTGCTGCACAACCAAATGATGCTGATGCAGACTTGCAAGCTAGATTAGATAATTTAAGGCGCAagtga
- the LOC132919430 gene encoding ETS-related transcription factor Elf-3-like, which produces MMWALNNVNIANTYESNEFCVPDEYTLSSQWDYDGGYSTNYSENEIDLATVLMNLKEDYPSPDGSLNDHQEPAYYDPTTTGGDQQYHHQVLQWQCPPGEQPQHVLVYDSLDSNYTRPSHDNCLLPTILDPDDEFFKASNTSTEKKRAGRPRGTKAKRSKAEPKLSRIWEFIRDLLLNSQYCPTYICWENYEEGRFRFVQSDKVAKLWGKFKRNERMNYEKFSRAMRYYYKTGVLLPVQGKRLVYKFGPKATGWHTNNPNFKNYTF; this is translated from the exons gaTGTGGGCATTGAATAATGTGAACATCGCAAATACGTACGAATCGAATGAATTTTGTGTGCCAGATGAATATACACTATCGTCACAG TGGGACTATGATGGTGGCTACTCAACCAACTACAGTGAAAACGAAATTGATCTCGCCACTGTGTTAATGAACCTGAAGGAAGACTACCCTTCCCCAGACGGAAGTCTGAACGACCACCAAGAACCGGCGTACTACGATCCGACGACGACTGGTGGCGATCAACAGTATCATCACCAGGTGCTACAATGGCAATGTCCACCCGGCGAACAACCACAGCACGTGCTCGTGTATGACTCGCTGGACAGCAATTACACCCGCCCATCCCATGACAACTGTCTTCTACCCACTATATTAG ACCCAGACGACGAATTTTTCAAAGCGAGTAATACGTCGACGGAGAAAAAACGGGCGGGTCGGCCGCGTGGCACGAAGGCGAAACGGTCGAAAGCTGAGCCCAAACTGAGCAGGATATGGGAGTTTATCAGGGACCTGCTGTTGAATTCGCAATATTGTCCGACTTACATATGCTGGGAGAACTATGAAGAGGGCAGATTCAGGTTCGTGCAAAGCGATAAGGTGGCGAAACTGTGGGGCAAGTTCAAGCGCAACGAGAGGATGAACTATGAGAAGTTCAGCAGGGCCATGCGATACTACTACAAAACCGGTGTGTTGTTGCCGGTGCAGGGCAAACGGCTCGTTTACAAGTTCGGGCCAAAGGCTACAGGGTGGCACACGAACAAtccaaatttcaaaaattatacattctAG
- the LOC132919432 gene encoding parkin coregulated gene protein-like encodes MKSIKSKTKRIVPPFSSQSRQPNTIVAGPPRTRSCQTPIGNTAFRRYYDRGDFMLSVDSGRVMWKTSFENIDYHHYLPIFFDGLREVAYPYRAVAERGATDMLKNGTPDRILPVVPQLIIPIKLALNTGHPDVVIATLKMVQTLVTSADMVGEALVPYYRQILPPLNVYKNLNKNTGDGIDYAQYQQEDVGDLVNNTLEILERHGGAHAFINIKYMIPTYESSVAN; translated from the coding sequence atgaaatcaataaaatcaaaaacaaagcGTATTGTTCCACCCTTTAGTTCTCAATCACGACAACCAAACACAATTGTAGCTGGTCCTCCTCGGACACGTTCATGTCAAACACCAATTGGAAATACTGCATTTCGCCGTTATTATGATAGAGGTGACTTTATGTTGTCTGTCGATAGCGGGCGAGTTATGTGGAAAACATCGTTTGAAAATATAGATTATCAccattatttaccaattttttttgatGGATTACGTGAAGTTGCATACCCGTACCGTGCAGTAGCTGAGCGTGGAGCTACAGATATGCTAAAAAATGGTACACCAGATCGTATACTACCTGTTGTGCCCCAATTGATTATTCCAATAAAATTAGCACTTAACACTGGTCATCCAGATGTAGTTATAGCAACATTGAAAATGGTTCAAACCTTAGTAACATCGGCTGATATGGTAGGAGAAGCTCTAGTGCCCTATTATAGACAAATATTACCACCCCTTAATGTATACAAGAACCTTAATAAAAATACAGGCGATGGCATCGATTATGCTCAATATCAACAAGAAGATGTTGGGGATTTGGTAAATAATACTTTAGAAATTCTTGAAAGACACGGAGGAGCTCatgcttttattaatattaaatacatgattCCAACTTATGAGTCGAGTGTGGCaaactaa